In one window of Chryseobacterium phocaeense DNA:
- a CDS encoding site-specific integrase translates to MATVKFIIQSKKQSAVIYVRFSIGSNQVYKRKTRETVNPENWNAKKGMVVQRTALTREALQNQTEQINTLTKLESFILEQYRKRNETEIIGGEWLAEIIDAYYSGGRKIEKLDFIENYLEHYKTDILPFRKYKGKPITKGTRQKHLTIVDKFQEFLKTEKTRLKVSDYNISAGNRFVIFLRGQHLSDNTVGKYLKYTKTIFKDAKIDNIEVHDQLSEIKGFTVDTPTPYLKPEELQRIQELLIVNEKLEQTRDWLIIGCYTGQRASDLFRMTPEKIVSINGKEFINLSQKKTKTPVLVPIHVEVKKILDKRKGSFPAQFSTNLESAKTIFNENLKKISKLAAIDRAEYGRVYDEVEKHYVFGSYPLHDLISSHICRRTFATMYYSKIPTAIIMSVTGHKTETEFLGYIGIDNSTLSEQMYSYWQQLDHNENKDDLAIKNVN, encoded by the coding sequence ATGGCTACGGTAAAATTTATTATTCAGTCAAAGAAACAAAGTGCAGTAATCTATGTCCGCTTTTCGATAGGCAGCAATCAGGTTTATAAACGAAAAACCCGCGAAACAGTGAATCCAGAAAACTGGAATGCTAAAAAAGGCATGGTAGTGCAGAGGACGGCGTTAACCAGAGAGGCACTACAGAATCAAACTGAACAGATCAATACCTTAACAAAACTGGAATCATTTATTTTAGAACAGTATAGGAAAAGAAATGAAACTGAAATTATAGGTGGAGAATGGTTGGCTGAAATTATTGATGCTTACTATTCCGGAGGGCGCAAAATTGAAAAGCTTGATTTTATAGAAAACTATTTGGAACATTATAAGACTGATATTTTGCCCTTTAGAAAATATAAGGGAAAGCCAATTACAAAAGGAACCAGACAAAAGCATTTAACGATTGTTGATAAGTTCCAGGAATTTTTAAAGACAGAAAAAACTAGGCTTAAAGTTTCAGATTATAATATTTCTGCTGGAAACAGGTTTGTTATCTTTCTTCGGGGGCAGCATCTGAGTGATAATACAGTTGGGAAGTATTTGAAATATACCAAGACAATTTTCAAAGATGCCAAAATAGATAATATTGAGGTCCATGACCAGTTGAGCGAAATAAAAGGATTTACTGTTGATACTCCCACTCCGTATTTAAAGCCGGAAGAACTGCAAAGAATACAAGAATTATTAATAGTCAATGAAAAGCTGGAACAAACGCGTGACTGGCTGATTATTGGTTGTTATACCGGGCAAAGAGCATCGGATTTGTTTAGAATGACCCCTGAAAAAATTGTCTCGATCAATGGCAAAGAATTCATCAATTTAAGCCAAAAGAAAACCAAAACTCCTGTCTTGGTTCCTATTCATGTGGAAGTAAAGAAAATCCTTGACAAAAGGAAGGGATCTTTTCCAGCACAGTTTTCAACAAATCTGGAGAGTGCAAAGACTATTTTTAATGAGAATCTGAAAAAAATATCTAAGCTGGCAGCTATAGATCGCGCTGAATATGGAAGAGTATATGATGAGGTTGAAAAACACTATGTCTTTGGAAGCTATCCTCTCCACGATTTAATCTCATCACATATTTGTAGAAGAACCTTCGCAACCATGTATTATAGTAAGATTCCTACTGCTATTATCATGAGTGTTACAGGCCACAAGACCGAAACTGAATTTTTAGGATATATCGGAATTGATAACAGTACCCTTTCAGAGCAGATGTATTCCTATTGGCAGCAATTAGATCATAATGAAAACAAAGACGATCTAGCGATCAAAAATGTGAATTAA